In one Haloplanus salinus genomic region, the following are encoded:
- the eno gene encoding phosphopyruvate hydratase, protein MTAAPIETVTAREILDNRLEPTLRVTVETPAGTGRADVPRGRSRGDHEACDRRDGDDRYRGRGVRQAAAAVEEEVAPALVGHDATDQRGVDATLLDLDGTPKKERLGGNVVTGVSLATLRAGAAATGLPLYRYVGGADAGVLPLPFFDLIEGGELAGGDRPFQEHQVVPVGADSVAEAVRWTAEVYYELGDILRDEYGEASLNVGDEGGYNPLGVDDPREAFDLELRAVEACGYDGEFALAADVAASHFYDPEAGTYALLGESMTRDELLDFYGELVADYPVVSLEDPLDQHDFAGVADLTDRLDIQIVGDDLFTTTPERLGEGIDRGAANALLWKVNQVGTVTEATEAARLAVRNGYAVQVSERSGQTPDTWLADLAVGLGAGQIKTGVTRGERTEQYNRLLEIETELGDAATFGPSGDVFR, encoded by the coding sequence ATGACAGCTGCGCCCATCGAGACCGTCACCGCCCGTGAGATCCTCGACAACAGACTGGAGCCGACGCTGCGGGTCACCGTCGAGACGCCCGCCGGAACCGGCCGGGCCGACGTACCCCGCGGTCGATCACGGGGGGACCACGAGGCGTGTGACCGCCGCGACGGCGACGACCGGTATCGCGGCCGTGGGGTCAGGCAGGCCGCCGCCGCCGTCGAGGAGGAGGTCGCACCGGCGCTCGTCGGCCACGACGCGACCGATCAACGCGGCGTCGACGCGACCCTCCTCGACCTCGACGGGACGCCGAAGAAAGAACGGCTCGGCGGAAACGTCGTCACGGGCGTCTCGCTGGCCACTCTCCGAGCGGGCGCGGCGGCGACCGGCCTCCCGCTCTATCGCTACGTCGGCGGCGCCGACGCGGGCGTCCTGCCCCTCCCCTTTTTCGACCTGATCGAGGGCGGCGAACTCGCCGGCGGCGACCGCCCCTTCCAAGAACACCAGGTGGTGCCCGTGGGTGCCGACTCGGTCGCGGAGGCCGTCCGCTGGACCGCGGAGGTCTACTACGAACTCGGCGACATCCTCCGGGACGAGTACGGCGAGGCGTCGCTGAACGTCGGCGACGAGGGCGGCTACAACCCCCTCGGCGTCGACGACCCGCGGGAGGCGTTCGACCTCGAACTCCGGGCGGTCGAGGCGTGTGGCTACGACGGCGAGTTCGCCCTCGCGGCCGACGTGGCGGCCTCGCACTTCTACGACCCAGAGGCGGGGACGTACGCGCTGCTCGGCGAGTCGATGACGCGCGACGAACTGCTCGACTTCTACGGGGAGCTCGTCGCCGACTACCCGGTCGTCTCGCTGGAGGACCCCCTCGACCAGCACGACTTCGCGGGCGTCGCCGACCTCACCGACCGCCTCGATATCCAGATCGTCGGCGACGACCTGTTCACGACGACCCCGGAGCGGCTAGGGGAGGGGATCGACCGCGGCGCCGCGAACGCCCTGCTCTGGAAGGTGAACCAGGTCGGCACCGTCACCGAGGCGACCGAGGCCGCGCGGCTCGCGGTCCGCAACGGCTACGCCGTCCAAGTGTCGGAGCGGTCGGGACAGACCCCCGATACGTGGCTCGCGGACCTCGCGGTCGGTCTCGGCGCCGGCCAGATCAAGACGGGCGTTACACGCGGCGAGCGGACGGAACAGTACAATCGCCTGCTCGAAATCGAGACCGAGTTGGGTGACGCCGCGACGTTCGGCCCCTCCGGCGACGTCTTCCGATGA
- a CDS encoding ribbon-helix-helix domain-containing protein, producing the protein MSKISVEIPDELLADLDEHVGNDGKYVNRSDAIRASIRKNLDILDDIDARHGRLEDE; encoded by the coding sequence GTGAGCAAAATCAGCGTCGAAATCCCGGACGAACTGCTCGCGGACCTGGACGAACACGTCGGCAACGACGGCAAGTACGTAAACCGGAGCGACGCGATCCGAGCGTCGATTCGGAAGAACCTCGACATCCTCGACGACATCGACGCCCGACACGGGCGCCTGGAGGACGAATGA
- a CDS encoding queuosine precursor transporter yields the protein MSRPDDWPVGRVAILALFVTALVTAQLTASKVLAIPLPTGLPRIGGTIFLPGAALAYALTFFASDCYSELYGPRDAQVMVNVGFVMNFVLLALVWSTIFAPARNPEFAAQFEGVLAPATNIVAGSLLAYLVSQNWDVIVFHRLREATDGDFLWLRNIASTATSQAIDTVIFVGIAFYLLPRYVGIGAETPWSVVVTLMLGQYLLKLLIALVDTPFVYAVVGVVRSRADAAAKAAAAASAGDAESIDDF from the coding sequence ATGAGCCGCCCCGACGACTGGCCGGTCGGCCGCGTCGCTATCCTGGCGTTGTTCGTCACCGCCCTCGTCACCGCGCAACTGACCGCATCGAAGGTGCTCGCCATCCCCCTTCCGACCGGCTTACCACGGATCGGCGGGACGATTTTCCTCCCGGGTGCGGCGCTCGCCTACGCGCTCACCTTCTTCGCCTCCGACTGCTACAGCGAACTCTACGGCCCCCGCGACGCGCAGGTGATGGTGAACGTCGGCTTCGTGATGAACTTCGTCCTGCTCGCGCTGGTGTGGTCGACCATCTTCGCGCCCGCCCGCAACCCCGAGTTCGCCGCGCAGTTCGAAGGCGTCCTCGCACCCGCGACCAACATCGTCGCCGGGAGCCTGCTCGCCTACCTCGTCAGCCAGAACTGGGACGTGATCGTCTTCCACCGCCTCCGCGAGGCGACCGACGGGGACTTCCTCTGGCTCCGGAACATCGCCTCGACGGCGACGAGTCAGGCCATCGATACGGTGATTTTCGTCGGCATCGCCTTCTACCTGCTACCACGGTACGTGGGGATCGGGGCGGAGACGCCGTGGTCGGTGGTCGTCACGCTGATGCTCGGTCAGTACCTGCTGAAACTGCTCATCGCGCTCGTGGATACGCCCTTCGTCTACGCCGTCGTCGGGGTCGTCCGATCGCGGGCCGACGCGGCCGCGAAGGCCGCTGCGGCCGCCTCCGCTGGCGACGCCGAATCGATCGACGACTTCTAA
- a CDS encoding 23S rRNA (uridine(2552)-2'-O)-methyltransferase produces MTGRDEYYNRSKQEGYRARSAYKLTQLDAEASLFDAGDSVVDLGAAPGGWLQVAAEAVGESGTVVGVDRQRIRPLEADNVDTVRGDMTEDATLDRLHETLGSAGVDAVVSDMAPNMTGEYSVDHARSVHLARQAFDVARDCLGPGGDFVVKVFDGPDLADLRSDVEESFEYVRSIRPDASRDSSSELYLVAKGYLTAPVAAGDELTVEIGDEGREGDGIARVDGFTVFVSDAAVGEEVAVRIEDVKPRFAFAERID; encoded by the coding sequence ATGACGGGACGGGACGAGTACTACAATCGCTCGAAACAGGAGGGCTACCGCGCGCGGTCGGCCTACAAGCTCACGCAACTCGACGCCGAGGCGAGCCTGTTCGACGCCGGCGACAGCGTCGTCGACCTCGGCGCCGCGCCGGGGGGCTGGCTGCAGGTCGCCGCAGAGGCGGTTGGCGAATCCGGAACCGTCGTCGGCGTCGACCGCCAGCGCATCCGCCCGCTGGAGGCCGACAACGTCGACACCGTCCGCGGCGACATGACCGAGGACGCGACGCTCGACCGACTCCACGAGACCCTCGGGTCGGCCGGCGTCGACGCCGTCGTCTCCGACATGGCGCCGAACATGACCGGCGAGTACTCCGTCGACCACGCCCGATCGGTCCATCTCGCCCGACAGGCGTTCGACGTGGCGCGTGACTGCCTCGGCCCCGGCGGCGACTTCGTCGTGAAGGTGTTCGACGGCCCGGACCTCGCCGACCTCCGGAGCGACGTCGAGGAGTCCTTCGAGTACGTGCGCTCGATCCGGCCGGACGCCTCGCGGGACTCCTCCTCGGAGCTCTACCTCGTCGCCAAGGGGTATCTGACGGCGCCCGTCGCCGCCGGCGACGAACTGACCGTCGAGATCGGCGACGAGGGGCGCGAGGGCGACGGCATCGCCCGCGTCGACGGCTTCACCGTGTTCGTGTCCGACGCCGCGGTGGGGGAGGAAGTCGCGGTTCGGATCGAAGACGTGAAACCACGGTTCGCGTTCGCCGAGCGGATCGATTAG
- a CDS encoding DUF7344 domain-containing protein — translation MDTIFRVLSDARRRRVIRLLRAREGAVAVSALAEALAAREPGDPEPERLVVSLQHVHLPKLEGAGVVDYTSDRSQVRYRDVALVDRLLEQL, via the coding sequence GTGGACACGATTTTCCGCGTGCTCTCGGACGCACGCCGGCGGCGCGTCATCCGACTGCTCCGAGCGCGCGAGGGGGCCGTGGCCGTGTCGGCGCTGGCGGAGGCGTTGGCCGCACGCGAGCCCGGGGATCCGGAGCCGGAACGGCTGGTCGTCTCGCTTCAACACGTTCACCTGCCGAAGCTCGAGGGCGCCGGCGTCGTCGACTACACGTCCGATCGGTCGCAGGTCCGATACCGCGACGTCGCCCTCGTCGATCGGCTTCTGGAGCAGCTCTGA
- a CDS encoding helix-turn-helix domain-containing protein, whose product MGVIVDVRIPTHRFEFGRRFPVRDGDRTEIERVDSAGGDGGAVFSFSEPPGDRPAGGFDDPFAGVEGCRLEALGEFDGRTLYVVSWAPTADPFFGLLDDYDGTVRRGAGTADAWTFETRFPSQDAFASFESACAEAGLDAKVERVYNPTKRGIGARYGLTPRQRRTLELAVERGYYDIPRRCTTIELADELGISDQAVTERLRRGIVTFVTNALLFEEDK is encoded by the coding sequence ATGGGTGTCATTGTAGACGTACGGATACCGACCCACCGGTTCGAGTTCGGTCGGCGGTTTCCAGTCCGCGACGGGGACCGCACGGAGATCGAACGGGTGGACTCGGCGGGGGGCGACGGAGGGGCGGTCTTCTCGTTCTCGGAACCACCGGGGGACCGGCCGGCCGGCGGCTTCGACGACCCGTTCGCCGGCGTCGAGGGCTGTCGACTCGAAGCGTTGGGGGAGTTCGACGGGCGGACGCTCTACGTGGTGTCGTGGGCGCCGACCGCCGATCCGTTCTTCGGGCTTCTCGACGACTACGACGGTACCGTGCGCCGGGGGGCGGGGACGGCCGACGCGTGGACGTTCGAGACGCGATTCCCTTCGCAGGACGCGTTCGCGTCGTTCGAGTCGGCCTGCGCGGAGGCAGGCCTGGATGCAAAGGTAGAGCGGGTGTACAACCCGACGAAACGGGGGATCGGCGCCAGATACGGACTGACGCCACGACAGCGCCGGACGCTCGAACTCGCGGTCGAACGCGGGTACTACGACATCCCGCGCCGGTGTACGACCATCGAACTCGCCGACGAACTCGGCATCTCCGATCAAGCCGTCACCGAACGGCTTCGTCGGGGCATCGTGACGTTCGTCACCAACGCCCTGCTGTTCGAGGAAGACAAGTGA
- a CDS encoding DNA polymerase sliding clamp, whose protein sequence is MFKAIVSASTLRDALDSVSVLVDECKVRLNEDGLSIRAVDPANVGMVDLSLDSAAFESYEADGGVIGVNLARLEDIAGMGNAGDLVHLELDEETRKLHIRIDGLSYTLALIDPDSIRQEPDIPDLDLPARIVVEGNQLDRGITAADMVSDHINLRVDEGAETFHIEAEGDTDDVDFEMGPDALIDLEAGPADSLFSLDYLKDMNKAIPGDAEVTIELGEEFPVKLHYEFAEGLGNVTFMLAPRIQSD, encoded by the coding sequence ATGTTCAAGGCCATCGTGAGCGCGTCGACGCTCCGGGATGCCCTCGACTCCGTGAGCGTGCTGGTCGACGAGTGCAAGGTACGGCTCAACGAGGACGGCCTGTCGATCCGTGCGGTCGATCCGGCGAACGTAGGGATGGTCGATCTCTCGCTCGATTCGGCGGCCTTCGAGTCCTACGAGGCCGACGGCGGGGTCATCGGCGTCAACCTCGCCCGTCTCGAAGACATCGCGGGTATGGGCAACGCCGGCGACCTCGTACACTTGGAACTCGACGAGGAGACCCGGAAGCTCCACATCCGGATCGACGGGCTCTCTTATACGCTCGCGCTGATCGATCCCGACTCGATCCGCCAAGAGCCGGACATCCCCGACCTCGATCTGCCGGCACGGATCGTCGTCGAGGGCAACCAACTCGACCGCGGGATCACGGCCGCGGACATGGTCTCCGATCACATCAACCTCCGCGTCGACGAGGGCGCGGAGACGTTCCACATCGAAGCCGAAGGCGACACCGACGACGTTGACTTCGAGATGGGTCCCGACGCGCTCATCGACCTGGAAGCCGGCCCGGCCGACTCGCTGTTCTCGCTCGACTACCTCAAGGACATGAACAAGGCGATTCCAGGCGACGCCGAGGTGACCATCGAACTCGGTGAGGAGTTCCCGGTGAAACTTCACTACGAGTTCGCCGAGGGCCTCGGCAACGTGACGTTCATGCTCGCGCCGCGCATCCAGAGCGACTGA
- a CDS encoding IS6 family transposase, with amino-acid sequence MPEIARLSGYSDWIDLDFVERERTPEPAMKLGIQMHLAGLSLSNTIFALDSLGVERSRKAVHDWVQKADLQPVSRKAPNQVAVDETVIRINDQQFWLYAAADPQTNELLHLRLFSTTTTALTEIFLNELREKHDIESALFLVEGAKHLQTALDRSGLRFQTERHGNRNAIERVFREVKRRAFSFSNCFSHVDPATAENWLQSFARWHNAPN; translated from the coding sequence ATGCCAGAAATCGCCCGCCTCAGCGGATATAGCGACTGGATCGATTTGGATTTTGTGGAACGAGAGCGGACACCCGAGCCGGCGATGAAGCTCGGTATTCAGATGCACTTGGCTGGACTATCACTTTCAAATACTATCTTTGCTCTTGATAGTTTGGGTGTCGAACGCTCTCGGAAAGCGGTCCACGATTGGGTGCAGAAAGCCGATCTACAGCCGGTCAGCCGAAAGGCTCCGAATCAGGTTGCGGTTGACGAAACCGTGATTCGGATCAACGATCAGCAGTTCTGGCTGTACGCCGCCGCGGATCCACAGACGAACGAATTACTCCATCTACGGCTGTTTTCGACCACTACAACCGCTCTTACTGAAATCTTTCTCAACGAACTGCGGGAGAAACACGATATCGAATCCGCCCTGTTTCTCGTCGAGGGCGCCAAACATCTCCAAACTGCACTCGACCGGTCAGGGCTCCGATTTCAGACAGAACGCCACGGAAATCGGAATGCCATCGAACGTGTATTTAGAGAAGTAAAACGACGAGCCTTTTCGTTTTCAAACTGTTTCAGCCACGTCGACCCAGCAACAGCTGAAAACTGGTTGCAGAGTTTCGCTCGCTGGCACAATGCTCCAAACTAA
- a CDS encoding transcription initiation factor IIB gives MTDTRVWTSSDSAVGERERPASERAQEHVCPECGGTLVTDEEHGETACSDCGLVVEEDGIDHGPEWRAFDSRERDRKARVGSPTTKMMHDKGLSTTIDWQNKDAYGKALSATQRRKMQRLRTWNRRFQTSDHQERNLRQALGEIDRMASALGLPETVRETASVIYRRALEDALLPGRSIEGVATSALYAAARQAGVPRTIDEVARVSRVDEEEFKRTYRYVVRELNLEVAPADPVSYVTRFASELGLSDEADRLAREMLDAAKERGIHSGKNPVGLAAAAVYAAPLLTDESVTQGQVSEVADISEVTIRNRYRELLAAYEEAGAAVA, from the coding sequence ATGACTGACACACGCGTCTGGACGAGCAGCGACTCGGCGGTCGGTGAGCGGGAGCGACCGGCGAGCGAACGAGCACAGGAACACGTCTGTCCCGAGTGTGGCGGCACGCTCGTGACCGACGAGGAGCACGGCGAAACCGCCTGCAGCGACTGCGGTCTCGTCGTCGAGGAGGACGGTATCGACCACGGTCCCGAGTGGCGTGCGTTCGACTCGCGGGAGCGCGACCGGAAGGCCCGCGTCGGGTCACCCACGACGAAGATGATGCACGACAAGGGGCTGTCGACCACCATCGACTGGCAGAACAAGGACGCCTACGGCAAGGCGCTCTCGGCGACTCAGCGCCGGAAGATGCAGCGCCTGCGCACCTGGAACCGCCGATTCCAGACCAGCGACCACCAGGAGCGTAACCTGCGGCAGGCGCTCGGCGAAATCGACCGGATGGCGTCGGCGCTCGGTCTCCCCGAAACCGTCCGCGAGACGGCGAGCGTGATCTACCGCCGGGCGCTGGAGGATGCCCTCCTGCCCGGCCGATCGATCGAAGGCGTCGCCACCAGCGCGCTCTACGCCGCGGCCCGGCAGGCCGGGGTGCCCCGGACCATCGACGAGGTGGCTCGCGTCAGCCGCGTCGACGAGGAGGAGTTCAAACGCACCTACCGCTACGTGGTGCGCGAACTCAACCTCGAAGTCGCCCCCGCCGACCCGGTGAGCTACGTCACCCGGTTCGCCTCGGAACTCGGCCTCTCGGACGAGGCCGACCGCCTCGCCCGCGAGATGCTCGACGCTGCGAAAGAGCGGGGCATCCACAGCGGGAAGAACCCCGTCGGCCTCGCCGCCGCCGCCGTCTACGCCGCCCCCCTCCTCACCGACGAGTCGGTGACGCAGGGCCAGGTGAGCGAGGTGGCCGATATCTCGGAAGTGACCATCCGCAACCGCTACCGCGAACTCCTCGCGGCCTACGAGGAGGCCGGCGCCGCGGTGGCCTGA
- the sufU gene encoding Fe-S cluster assembly sulfur transfer protein SufU produces the protein MGMGSDMYRQQILDHYKNPRNHGELEEPTFSHVGENPSCGDTIKIDVRLDDDGETIEYVSFSGDGCAISQASASMLTERLPGTTLDELDAMDTDDVVEMLGVDISPMRIKCAVLAEKVVQDGAKIHGGDLELDETTTEE, from the coding sequence ATGGGTATGGGCTCGGATATGTACCGGCAGCAGATCCTCGATCACTACAAGAACCCCCGCAACCACGGGGAACTCGAGGAGCCGACGTTCTCTCACGTCGGCGAGAACCCGTCCTGTGGCGACACGATCAAGATCGACGTTCGCCTCGACGACGACGGCGAGACCATCGAGTACGTCAGCTTCTCCGGCGACGGCTGCGCGATCAGTCAGGCGAGCGCCAGTATGCTCACCGAGCGGCTCCCCGGGACGACCCTCGACGAACTCGACGCCATGGACACCGACGACGTGGTGGAGATGCTCGGCGTCGACATCAGCCCCATGCGGATCAAATGCGCCGTCCTCGCCGAGAAGGTCGTCCAAGACGGCGCGAAGATCCACGGGGGCGACCTCGAACTCGACGAGACGACGACCGAGGAGTAG
- a CDS encoding DUF1641 domain-containing protein yields the protein MNDEAEPMASDAVDDDLTAALAEDPEAAAAFVRRLDDVNELLDVLALATEAADDEMVASVAGTAGSLGELADEASDPETVRGARTLLRALGDAGDPETTYRGVGALGLLRALRDPEVKRGLAFLVALARGVGRELERGER from the coding sequence ATGAACGACGAGGCCGAGCCGATGGCGAGCGACGCCGTCGACGACGACTTGACGGCCGCCCTCGCCGAGGACCCCGAAGCCGCGGCGGCGTTCGTCCGGCGGCTCGACGACGTGAACGAACTGCTCGACGTGTTGGCACTCGCGACCGAGGCAGCGGACGACGAGATGGTCGCGTCGGTAGCCGGTACGGCCGGTTCCCTGGGGGAACTGGCCGACGAGGCGTCGGACCCGGAGACGGTCCGGGGCGCGCGGACGCTCCTGCGGGCGCTCGGCGACGCCGGCGACCCGGAGACGACTTATCGGGGCGTGGGCGCGCTCGGGCTACTGCGGGCGCTCCGCGATCCGGAGGTCAAGCGGGGACTCGCGTTCTTGGTGGCGCTCGCGCGGGGCGTCGGGCGAGAACTGGAGCGTGGAGAGCGGTAA
- a CDS encoding NAD(P)/FAD-dependent oxidoreductase, producing the protein MTARIVVLGGGTGGTVLANKLASKLGDELDRGDAEVTLVDETGVHVYKPVWLYVAFGEAEPSDGRRPLDDLLHREVRLRTGRVTDVDTDAKRLTVGGTSGLDYDHLVVATGARLVPDRIPGLVEGAHDFYSEGGAERLREALAAFDGGRIVLSVAGMPHMCPAAPVEFTLMVEDWLREQGLRAESEVAYTAPTERSHKLPPVADWADERFDARDVESHTDFAVGRVDPDGRTLHAADGRALDYDLLVTIPPHAGVDLVADADLGDDGWVETDPRTLEAGRADDVYAIGDTTDIERPMAGSVAHYQAGVVADRVAARVRGRRPTATYDGKVLCFLEAGMDEATFVSFDYDSLPDLRAESTLVHWAKGAYNESYWLTARGLI; encoded by the coding sequence ATGACCGCCCGAATCGTCGTCCTCGGCGGCGGGACCGGAGGGACCGTCCTGGCGAACAAGCTCGCGTCGAAACTCGGCGACGAACTCGATCGAGGCGACGCCGAAGTGACGCTGGTCGACGAAACCGGCGTCCACGTCTACAAGCCCGTCTGGCTCTACGTCGCCTTCGGCGAGGCCGAGCCGTCGGACGGACGCCGGCCGCTCGACGACCTGCTCCACCGGGAGGTACGACTCCGGACGGGCCGGGTGACCGACGTCGACACGGACGCGAAACGACTGACGGTCGGCGGAACGTCGGGGCTCGACTACGACCACTTGGTCGTCGCGACGGGGGCACGGCTCGTCCCGGATCGCATCCCCGGCCTTGTGGAGGGCGCCCACGACTTCTACAGCGAGGGCGGCGCCGAGCGACTTCGGGAGGCTCTCGCCGCGTTCGACGGCGGCCGGATCGTGCTGTCGGTCGCCGGAATGCCACACATGTGTCCGGCCGCGCCGGTGGAGTTCACGCTGATGGTCGAGGACTGGCTCCGCGAGCAGGGCCTGCGGGCGGAGAGCGAGGTGGCGTACACGGCCCCGACCGAGCGGTCACACAAGCTTCCGCCGGTCGCGGACTGGGCGGACGAGCGGTTCGACGCCCGCGACGTCGAGTCCCACACCGACTTCGCGGTCGGGCGGGTCGACCCGGACGGGCGGACGCTCCACGCGGCCGACGGACGGGCGCTCGACTACGACCTCCTGGTGACCATCCCGCCGCACGCCGGCGTGGACCTGGTGGCCGACGCGGACCTCGGCGACGACGGCTGGGTCGAGACCGACCCGCGGACGCTCGAGGCGGGTCGTGCCGACGACGTGTACGCCATCGGCGACACGACCGACATCGAGCGCCCGATGGCGGGGAGCGTCGCCCACTACCAAGCGGGCGTCGTCGCCGACCGAGTCGCGGCCCGCGTTCGGGGTCGTCGCCCGACCGCGACCTACGACGGCAAGGTGCTCTGTTTCCTCGAAGCGGGGATGGACGAAGCGACGTTCGTCTCCTTCGACTACGACTCCCTGCCCGATCTGCGCGCGGAGTCGACGCTCGTCCATTGGGCGAAAGGCGCGTACAACGAGTCCTACTGGCTGACCGCGCGGGGGTTGATCTGA
- the radA gene encoding DNA repair and recombination protein RadA has translation MAEDDLETLPGVGPATADKLTEAGFESYQSIAVASPAELSNTADIGESTASDIINAARDAADVGGFETGATVLERREQIGKLTWNVPEVDELLGGGVETQSITEVYGEFGAGKSQVTHQLSVNVQLPEEYGGLRGSAIFVDSEDTFRPERIDDMVRGLDDEVIQATLDDRDIEGSPGDEEAMEALVTDVLDKIHVAKAFNSNHQILLAEKAKELASEHEDGEWPVRLLNVDSLTAHFRAEYVGRGELAERQQKLNKHLHDLMRIGDLYNTAVLVTNQVASNPDSYFGDPTQPIGGNILGHTSTFRMYLRKSKGDKRIVRLVDAPNLADGEAVMRVQDAGLVPE, from the coding sequence ATGGCAGAAGACGACCTCGAGACCCTCCCGGGTGTCGGGCCGGCGACGGCGGACAAGTTGACCGAAGCGGGCTTCGAGAGCTACCAGAGCATCGCGGTCGCGAGTCCAGCGGAACTGTCGAACACCGCCGACATCGGCGAGTCGACGGCGAGCGACATCATCAACGCGGCCCGCGACGCCGCGGACGTGGGCGGGTTCGAGACGGGGGCGACCGTCCTCGAACGGCGCGAACAGATCGGCAAGCTCACCTGGAACGTGCCCGAGGTGGACGAACTCCTCGGCGGCGGGGTCGAGACCCAGTCGATCACCGAGGTGTACGGCGAGTTCGGCGCCGGGAAATCGCAGGTCACCCACCAGCTCTCCGTCAACGTCCAGCTCCCCGAGGAGTACGGCGGCCTCCGCGGGAGCGCCATCTTCGTCGACAGCGAGGATACGTTCCGCCCCGAGCGTATCGACGACATGGTCCGGGGGCTCGACGACGAGGTCATCCAGGCCACGTTGGACGACCGCGACATCGAGGGGTCGCCCGGCGACGAGGAAGCGATGGAGGCGCTCGTCACCGACGTGCTCGACAAGATCCACGTCGCCAAGGCGTTCAACTCCAACCACCAGATCCTGCTGGCGGAGAAGGCGAAGGAGCTCGCGAGCGAACACGAGGACGGCGAGTGGCCGGTACGCCTGCTCAACGTCGACTCGCTCACCGCCCACTTCCGCGCCGAGTACGTCGGCCGTGGCGAACTCGCCGAGCGCCAGCAGAAGCTCAACAAACACCTCCACGACCTGATGCGGATCGGCGACCTCTACAACACCGCCGTCCTCGTCACGAACCAAGTCGCCTCGAACCCCGACTCCTACTTCGGCGACCCGACCCAGCCCATCGGCGGCAACATCCTCGGCCACACCTCGACGTTCCGGATGTATCTCCGCAAGTCCAAGGGCGACAAACGGATCGTCCGCCTCGTCGACGCGCCGAACCTCGCCGACGGCGAGGCCGTGATGCGGGTGCAGGACGCGGGCCTCGTGCCCGAGTAG
- the pspAB gene encoding PspA-associated protein PspAB, with protein MGLFDSIRSVFGLSAEADATRDADPEDLFGMSTAYVTMEADLEFAPVGAAALCFSSVDSTDFAAAVDEVEAILDVGESDTGTVFRRHEDDHGYHWVVLEDSDPEDLVTSVHFAADTFVEEGFGSRLLAAVFGFERPRNGARAYWVYSFRRGAYYPFAPTGRHERDNRLEFKLQSVLDGELDVEGDESYWYPLWPDGADGHPWE; from the coding sequence ATGGGCCTGTTCGACTCCATCCGCTCCGTCTTCGGCCTGAGCGCCGAGGCGGACGCGACGCGAGACGCTGATCCCGAGGACCTGTTCGGGATGTCGACGGCCTACGTGACCATGGAGGCGGACCTGGAGTTCGCCCCCGTCGGCGCCGCGGCGCTCTGTTTTTCCTCCGTAGACAGCACCGACTTCGCCGCGGCGGTCGACGAGGTGGAGGCCATCCTCGACGTGGGGGAGTCGGACACCGGAACCGTCTTCCGTCGTCACGAGGACGACCACGGCTACCACTGGGTCGTCCTCGAGGATAGCGATCCGGAGGACCTGGTGACGAGCGTCCACTTCGCGGCCGACACGTTCGTCGAGGAGGGGTTCGGGTCGCGACTGCTCGCCGCCGTCTTCGGGTTCGAGCGCCCGCGGAACGGCGCCCGCGCCTACTGGGTCTACTCCTTCCGCCGGGGTGCGTACTACCCCTTCGCGCCGACGGGCCGCCACGAACGCGACAACCGACTGGAGTTCAAGTTACAGTCGGTCCTCGACGGCGAACTCGACGTCGAGGGGGACGAGTCGTACTGGTATCCGCTGTGGCCGGACGGGGCGGACGGCCACCCGTGGGAGTAG